One genomic segment of Paraburkholderia aromaticivorans includes these proteins:
- the frc gene encoding formyl-CoA transferase — translation MSKALDGVRILDFTHVQSGPTCTQLLAWFGADVVKVERAGAGDITREQLRDIPDVDSLYFTMLNHNKRSVTIDTKNPEGKQVLEALIQKCDVLVENFAPGALDRMGFTWERIQELNPRMIVASVKGFGPGPYEDCKVYENVAQCAGGAASTTGFDDGPPVVTGAQIGDSGTGLHLALGIVTALYQRTHTGRGQRVLAAMQDGVLNLCRVKLRDQQRLERTGVMKEYPQYPNGEFGEAVPRAGNASGGGQPGWILKCKGWETDPNAYIYFITQAPVWAKICNVIGKEEWATDPDYATPAARLPHLKDIFAEIERWTMTKTKFEAMQILNKYDIPCGPILSMKEIAEEPSLRKTGTIVEVDHPTRGKYLTVGNPIKLSDSPTEVTRSPLLGEHTDEVMAELGYSPEQISALRTAGAI, via the coding sequence ATGAGCAAAGCACTCGACGGCGTGCGCATTCTCGACTTCACGCATGTGCAATCCGGACCCACCTGCACGCAGCTGCTCGCGTGGTTCGGGGCGGATGTGGTCAAAGTGGAGCGGGCAGGCGCGGGCGACATCACGCGTGAGCAATTGCGCGATATTCCCGATGTGGACAGCCTCTACTTCACGATGCTCAACCACAACAAGCGGTCGGTCACGATCGATACGAAGAACCCCGAAGGCAAGCAGGTGCTCGAAGCGCTGATCCAGAAATGCGATGTGCTGGTGGAAAACTTCGCGCCGGGCGCGCTGGATCGCATGGGCTTCACCTGGGAGCGGATTCAGGAGTTGAATCCGCGCATGATCGTCGCTTCGGTGAAGGGCTTCGGCCCGGGGCCCTACGAGGATTGCAAGGTCTACGAGAATGTCGCGCAATGCGCGGGCGGCGCGGCCTCGACCACTGGTTTCGACGACGGCCCGCCGGTCGTGACGGGCGCGCAGATCGGCGACAGCGGCACCGGCTTGCATCTGGCGCTCGGCATTGTCACGGCGCTCTATCAGCGCACGCACACCGGACGCGGCCAGCGCGTGCTCGCCGCGATGCAGGACGGCGTGCTCAATCTGTGCCGCGTGAAGTTGCGCGACCAGCAGCGGCTCGAACGCACCGGCGTCATGAAAGAGTATCCGCAATATCCGAACGGAGAGTTCGGCGAAGCGGTGCCGCGCGCGGGCAACGCATCGGGCGGCGGTCAGCCGGGCTGGATCCTGAAGTGCAAAGGCTGGGAGACGGACCCCAATGCGTATATCTACTTCATCACGCAGGCGCCGGTATGGGCGAAGATCTGCAATGTGATCGGCAAGGAAGAGTGGGCGACGGATCCCGATTACGCGACGCCCGCCGCGCGTCTGCCGCACCTGAAGGACATCTTCGCCGAGATCGAGCGCTGGACCATGACGAAGACCAAGTTCGAGGCCATGCAGATTCTCAACAAATACGACATTCCGTGCGGCCCGATTCTGTCGATGAAGGAAATCGCCGAAGAACCGTCGCTGCGCAAAACCGGCACGATTGTCGAAGTGGATCATCCGACTCGGGGCAAATACCTGACGGTTGGCAATCCTATCAAACTGTCGGACAGTCCGACCGAGGTCACGCGTTCACCGCTGCTCGGCGAACATACCGACGAAGTCATGGCCGAACTCGGCTATTCGCCCGAACAGATCAGCGCGCTGCGCACTGCCGGCGCGATCTAG
- a CDS encoding GntR family transcriptional regulator gives MSSELQTEAVATPLTLSLQPIGASASLRDQAYAMLRQAIADADIYQSREEIRLDERVLSESLGVSRTPVREAMTLLEQEGFLRMVPRRGIYIVRKSKREIVEMIQMWAALESMAARLATLHATDEEIARLRHMFDNFRDATPAEHIAEYSDANIAFHQAIVELSKSQIILDTIKNIFIHVRAIRRMTISQSDRASRSIVDHLRIIEALEQRDTELAERLTRQHSLDLAAFVEANCDFLD, from the coding sequence ATGTCGTCAGAACTTCAAACTGAAGCAGTGGCTACACCTTTGACGTTGTCATTGCAGCCGATCGGCGCGAGCGCGAGCTTGCGCGATCAGGCCTATGCCATGCTCCGCCAGGCCATCGCCGACGCGGACATCTATCAGAGCCGCGAGGAAATCCGGCTCGACGAGCGCGTGCTGAGCGAATCGCTCGGCGTTAGCCGCACGCCGGTGCGCGAGGCGATGACGCTGCTCGAGCAGGAAGGCTTTCTGCGCATGGTGCCGCGGCGCGGCATTTATATCGTGCGCAAGAGCAAGCGCGAAATCGTCGAAATGATCCAGATGTGGGCCGCGCTAGAAAGCATGGCGGCGCGTTTAGCTACGCTGCACGCCACGGACGAGGAAATTGCCCGGCTGCGCCACATGTTCGACAACTTCCGCGACGCCACGCCGGCCGAGCACATCGCTGAGTATTCGGACGCCAACATCGCGTTTCACCAGGCGATCGTCGAGTTGTCCAAGTCGCAGATCATTCTCGACACGATCAAGAACATCTTCATCCACGTCCGGGCGATCCGCCGTATGACCATTTCGCAGAGCGACCGGGCTTCGCGCTCGATCGTCGATCATCTACGCATTATCGAGGCGCTGGAGCAGCGGGATACCGAACTCGCCGAGCGACTTACGCGTCAGCATTCGCTGGATCTCGCCGCGTTTGTCGAGGCGAATTGCGATTTTCTGGACTAA
- a CDS encoding fumarylacetoacetate hydrolase family protein, giving the protein MDTWMRFMSGDGGVVFGRVEGGYLHEYESLDQAVPTGAVLSTRALTPLAPCAPGKIVALWNNYHALAAKLDKPVPSHPLFLLKPAGSVIGAGEPIRRPLSYTGKIVYEGELGIVIGRRCRDASVEEAAAAIFGYTLVNDVTAADLLNENPHFPQWCRAKGFDTFCCIGPAIVSGFDWQRARLVTTLDGVERQDYPLADMVFSPAEQVSLISQDLTLEPGDVIACGTSVGVGSIKDGATVSITVDGIGTLSNTLSAARAGTAAGAEPVVAGAI; this is encoded by the coding sequence ATGGATACGTGGATGCGGTTCATGTCGGGCGACGGCGGCGTCGTGTTCGGCCGTGTGGAGGGGGGCTATCTGCACGAATATGAAAGTCTCGATCAGGCGGTGCCGACCGGCGCCGTGCTGTCGACGCGCGCACTAACCCCGCTCGCGCCATGCGCGCCGGGCAAGATTGTCGCGCTGTGGAATAACTATCACGCGCTGGCCGCGAAGCTCGACAAGCCCGTGCCGTCTCACCCGCTCTTTCTGCTCAAGCCGGCGGGGTCGGTGATCGGCGCGGGTGAACCGATCCGGCGGCCGCTCAGCTACACCGGCAAGATCGTTTATGAGGGCGAGCTTGGCATCGTGATCGGGCGCCGCTGCCGCGACGCGAGTGTCGAAGAAGCCGCCGCAGCGATCTTCGGCTATACGCTCGTGAACGACGTCACGGCTGCGGATCTGCTGAACGAGAATCCGCACTTTCCGCAATGGTGCCGCGCGAAGGGCTTCGACACGTTTTGTTGTATCGGGCCGGCGATCGTCTCCGGTTTCGACTGGCAGCGCGCGCGGCTTGTCACGACGCTCGACGGCGTGGAGCGGCAGGACTATCCGCTCGCCGACATGGTTTTCTCGCCCGCCGAGCAGGTCAGTCTCATCTCGCAGGATCTCACGCTCGAACCGGGCGATGTGATTGCGTGCGGCACGTCGGTCGGTGTCGGTTCGATCAAGGATGGCGCGACGGTGTCGATCACGGTCGATGGGATCGGCACCCTGAGCAATACGTTGAGCGCCGCGCGAGCGGGCACCGCGGCCGGCGCCGAGCCTGTCGTGGCAGGCGCCATCTGA
- a CDS encoding MFS transporter small subunit, producing MSTVQTANQTSKVKLAVFWLYVMLPLAWGVVNTLSQAMKLFR from the coding sequence ATGTCGACCGTACAAACAGCGAATCAAACGAGCAAGGTCAAGCTCGCCGTCTTCTGGCTGTATGTGATGCTGCCGCTGGCGTGGGGCGTGGTCAACACGCTCTCGCAGGCAATGAAGCTGTTCCGGTAA
- the shiA gene encoding shikimate transporter, translated as MSTTIPTAAMADSRHARSQARKAALGSFVGAVVDWYDFLLYGIVAALVFNAEFFPKVSPAMGTLAAFATFGVGFLFRPLGGFVFGHFGDRLGRKRMLVLTVMMMGLSTAAIGLLPSFAAIGWLAPVLLVTLRAIQGFAVGGEWGGAALMAVESAPEKKKAFYSSGVQVGYGVGLVLSTGLVALISRSMDNASFLSWGWRLPFLFSVVLVLIALWIRSSMEESKEFVEKVGKRGERSVRLPIVEALLRHPKAFLLIIALRLAELFTMYIVTAFALNYSTANLHMPREFFLTIGLLVGALSCVTIPCFAALADRFGRRRVYIAGALVGMVSAVPFFLALEARSTLWIVVFAVMLANIAHDMVVSVQQPMFTELFGTAYRYSGAGVGYQVASVVGGGFTPFIAVALVNFAGGSWHPVAAYLAIGCLISVLVAAKMKTGRNLA; from the coding sequence ATGAGCACCACCATCCCGACGGCCGCCATGGCCGACAGCCGCCACGCGCGCAGTCAGGCCCGCAAAGCGGCACTCGGCAGCTTCGTCGGCGCCGTAGTCGACTGGTACGACTTTCTGCTGTACGGCATCGTCGCCGCGCTCGTTTTCAACGCCGAGTTCTTCCCCAAGGTCAGCCCGGCGATGGGCACGCTCGCCGCGTTCGCCACCTTCGGCGTCGGGTTTCTGTTCCGTCCGCTCGGCGGTTTCGTGTTCGGGCACTTCGGCGACCGGCTCGGTCGCAAGCGCATGCTGGTGCTCACGGTCATGATGATGGGCCTCTCCACCGCCGCGATCGGCCTGCTGCCGTCGTTCGCCGCGATCGGCTGGCTAGCGCCAGTGCTCCTCGTGACATTGCGCGCCATCCAGGGCTTCGCGGTCGGCGGCGAATGGGGCGGCGCGGCGTTGATGGCGGTCGAAAGCGCACCGGAGAAGAAGAAAGCGTTCTATAGCAGCGGCGTGCAGGTGGGCTACGGCGTGGGCCTCGTCCTCTCGACCGGACTGGTCGCGCTGATCAGCCGTTCGATGGACAACGCCTCGTTCCTGAGCTGGGGCTGGCGCCTGCCCTTCCTGTTCAGCGTGGTGCTGGTGCTGATCGCGCTGTGGATCCGCTCGAGCATGGAAGAGTCGAAGGAGTTCGTCGAGAAGGTCGGCAAGCGCGGCGAACGCAGCGTGCGTCTGCCGATCGTCGAGGCCTTGCTGCGGCATCCGAAGGCGTTCCTGCTGATCATCGCGTTGCGGCTTGCCGAGTTGTTCACGATGTACATCGTCACCGCCTTCGCACTGAACTACTCGACCGCCAATCTGCACATGCCGCGCGAGTTCTTCCTGACCATCGGTCTGTTGGTCGGCGCGCTGAGCTGCGTGACGATCCCGTGCTTCGCGGCGCTGGCGGACCGTTTCGGCCGCCGCCGCGTATATATCGCCGGCGCGCTGGTCGGCATGGTGAGCGCGGTGCCGTTCTTTCTCGCGCTCGAAGCGCGCTCGACGTTATGGATCGTGGTGTTCGCCGTCATGCTCGCCAACATCGCGCACGACATGGTGGTGAGCGTGCAGCAGCCCATGTTCACCGAGCTATTCGGCACCGCGTATCGGTACAGCGGCGCGGGCGTAGGCTATCAGGTGGCGAGCGTGGTGGGCGGCGGCTTCACGCCGTTCATCGCGGTCGCGCTGGTCAATTTCGCCGGCGGCTCGTGGCACCCGGTGGCCGCTTATCTGGCCATCGGCTGTCTGATCTCGGTGCTCGTGGCGGCCAAAATGAAAACCGGGCGCAATCTCGCCTGA
- a CDS encoding NAD(P)(+) transhydrogenase (Re/Si-specific) subunit beta, which yields MPLAYDSAVWGSLAVVVAFALAVALAALGQVVGQLQLERRSRRRPDWHAGVLAAALAGLLAAGVGAGNGVAGAAVAGAGLGAWLTRRRNLTRRPRLVALMGSGMGLAVMSGGFARYLSSAVQANVERVELCIAVFIGALIFATSAIAFCKLRGALERAAVVRPGHDIVNLLALLLCGWLGYGFVTEQAQPFGLAALLAMSAVACAMGVHLMISREYSDARADARANAREYGHDSGALAFAARCHSHGPTTDRRGLLARIEWRGGEEQAWTLRDATRGDVRTAAYPRCRSERHSVNGEGRQRMCAHHRSTRATTRRVS from the coding sequence ATGCCGCTAGCGTATGACAGTGCCGTCTGGGGTTCGCTGGCTGTTGTGGTTGCTTTCGCGTTGGCCGTTGCGCTTGCCGCGCTCGGGCAGGTGGTCGGGCAACTGCAGCTCGAACGGCGCTCGAGGCGCCGCCCTGACTGGCACGCCGGCGTTTTGGCGGCCGCGCTTGCGGGGCTTCTCGCAGCCGGCGTGGGCGCGGGCAACGGCGTGGCCGGCGCTGCTGTGGCGGGCGCGGGGCTCGGCGCCTGGCTGACGCGCCGACGCAACCTGACGCGGCGGCCGCGCCTCGTCGCGCTGATGGGCAGCGGCATGGGGCTCGCCGTCATGTCGGGCGGTTTTGCGCGTTATCTATCGTCGGCGGTGCAGGCGAACGTCGAGCGCGTTGAACTTTGTATCGCCGTGTTCATAGGCGCGTTGATCTTCGCCACATCGGCGATTGCGTTCTGCAAACTGCGCGGTGCGCTGGAACGCGCCGCGGTGGTGCGACCCGGTCACGACATCGTCAATCTGCTTGCGCTGCTGCTGTGTGGTTGGCTCGGCTACGGCTTCGTCACCGAACAGGCCCAGCCGTTCGGACTCGCCGCGCTACTCGCGATGAGTGCGGTGGCGTGCGCGATGGGTGTTCATCTGATGATCAGCCGCGAGTATTCCGATGCCCGCGCCGATGCCCGCGCCAATGCCCGCGAGTACGGCCACGATTCAGGCGCGCTAGCGTTTGCGGCGCGTTGCCATAGCCATGGTCCGACGACCGACAGACGCGGGCTGCTGGCACGAATCGAATGGCGCGGCGGCGAGGAGCAGGCCTGGACGCTGCGCGACGCCACGCGAGGCGATGTGCGCACGGCCGCCTACCCACGCTGTCGAAGCGAGCGACACAGCGTGAACGGAGAAGGGCGACAACGCATGTGCGCTCACCATCGATCCACCCGCGCCACGACACGGCGTGTCTCATGA
- a CDS encoding L-lactate MFS transporter: protein MSSITEPSGNSGSAPFFSKQATVAKPGFSRWMVPPAALAVHLCIGQAYAFSVFNGPLTKVIGITQSSADDWSLTSLGWIFSLAIVFLGLSAAFAGKWLERVGPRRTMFTAACCFGGGFLVSALGVYLHQIVLLYLGYGVIGGIGLGLGYVSPVSTLIRWFPDRRGMATGMAIMGFGGGAMIAAPLSVALMNHFRSATSIGVAETFVVLGIAYFISMTIGALAIRVPPADWKPAGWTPAATSQNKMISRNHVHIDQALKTPQFYLIWLVLFLNVTAGIGILGQASVMIQESFKNTVTAAAAAGFVGLLSLFNMGGRFVWASASDWIGRKNTYFIFFALGAVLYYLVPGFAASGQIALFVLAYCVILTMYGGGFATVPAYLADMFGTAFVGGIHGRLLTAWAAAGVAGPVLVNYIRAYEVEHGVAKADAYTMTVHIMAVLLVVGFVCNLLIKRVDDKHHMTDAQLAKGA from the coding sequence ATGAGCAGCATCACCGAGCCGAGCGGCAATTCAGGCTCCGCCCCCTTCTTTTCCAAACAGGCCACCGTTGCGAAGCCCGGGTTTTCGCGCTGGATGGTCCCGCCCGCGGCCCTCGCCGTCCATCTCTGTATCGGCCAGGCGTACGCCTTTTCCGTGTTCAACGGCCCGCTGACCAAAGTCATTGGCATCACGCAATCCAGCGCGGATGACTGGTCGCTGACTTCGCTCGGCTGGATCTTTTCGCTGGCGATCGTGTTCCTCGGTTTGTCGGCGGCCTTTGCCGGCAAGTGGCTCGAACGCGTCGGTCCACGCCGCACGATGTTTACAGCCGCGTGCTGCTTCGGCGGCGGCTTCCTGGTCTCCGCGCTCGGCGTGTATCTGCATCAGATCGTCCTGCTCTATCTTGGTTATGGCGTGATCGGAGGCATCGGGCTGGGCCTCGGTTACGTGTCGCCGGTGTCCACGCTGATCCGCTGGTTCCCGGACCGCCGCGGCATGGCGACCGGCATGGCGATCATGGGCTTCGGCGGCGGCGCGATGATCGCCGCGCCGTTGTCGGTGGCATTGATGAACCACTTCCGCAGCGCCACTAGCATCGGCGTGGCCGAAACCTTCGTGGTGCTCGGCATTGCGTACTTCATCTCGATGACGATCGGCGCACTCGCGATCCGCGTGCCGCCGGCGGACTGGAAGCCGGCCGGCTGGACGCCGGCCGCGACGAGTCAAAACAAGATGATCTCGCGTAACCATGTGCATATCGACCAGGCACTGAAGACGCCGCAGTTCTATCTGATCTGGCTCGTGCTGTTCCTGAACGTGACGGCGGGTATCGGCATTCTCGGCCAGGCCTCGGTGATGATTCAGGAGAGCTTCAAAAACACGGTGACGGCTGCGGCCGCAGCCGGTTTCGTGGGTCTCCTGTCGCTTTTCAACATGGGCGGCCGTTTCGTATGGGCGTCGGCATCGGACTGGATCGGCCGCAAGAACACCTACTTCATCTTCTTCGCGCTCGGCGCGGTGTTGTACTACCTCGTGCCGGGTTTCGCGGCATCCGGTCAGATCGCCCTGTTCGTGCTCGCCTACTGCGTGATCCTGACGATGTACGGCGGCGGCTTCGCCACCGTGCCGGCGTATCTCGCCGACATGTTCGGCACGGCGTTCGTCGGCGGCATTCACGGCCGGTTGCTGACGGCGTGGGCCGCGGCGGGTGTCGCCGGTCCGGTGCTGGTCAACTACATTCGCGCCTATGAAGTCGAGCATGGCGTCGCCAAGGCGGACGCCTACACGATGACGGTTCATATCATGGCCGTGCTGCTGGTAGTCGGCTTCGTCTGCAACCTGCTGATCAAGCGTGTGGACGACAAGCACCACATGACCGACGCTCAACTCGCCAAAGGCGCCTAA
- a CDS encoding YadA-like family protein — protein sequence MLNKSYKTVWNTTTRTYAAASEVAKSRGAKGVSACGSLVAASAGLLSALAFSQPAAAGECASQEQDCLSIAQAPVAGLALPATTGDAMKPADVAAAINNASVFTGNPAVDTTPPSIVGSNRSDLLGAGVTTPVTDYIAVSPNVVQGTRTSASSDLNAMAIGPTAAATGFNALAVGSASIAGSDASTAVGSAAGVASVNSTAVGAAAIVGALSNNSVAVGYNSRAGAMNTIALGSFASAVSSGSVAIGYNAFINPSATGSLVIGSNASASGKGSVALGADSIADRVNVVSVGSLAQGRQIAYVAAGTRPTDAANVGQLSGVAEALGGGALIDPNGAVVAPAYTIGGATYHDVGAALAAVVAGGAAGSADALRYDTPAHDVATLGNKVTPVKLTNVAAGNLSAASSDAVTGAQLYGTNQAVAQNTTDITNISSNINNISNGKAGLLQQDALTRDLTVAKGTDGKHVDFTGLTGSRELVGVAAGTAAGSAVNLAQLSPVVTALGGGATVNANGSVAGPTYHVQAGTQTTVGSALSSLDTGLSSLQSQISGGTVGLVTQNAASHDILIGGATTGTRINVTGTGGNRVIAGVAAGAIGAASSEAVTGAQLYANAASAAALGGGSSVNPDGSLKRPAYSVGGSTYSDVGSALAAAVTTSVRAGADSVQYDSTSHDIITLGNGAAPVRLTNVRAANLEAGSSDAVNGAQLFATNQAVAQNTGSITNLDQRVTDNTTNISRLDQRVTDNTTNISHLDQRTTTIEGDVSNITNQITNGEIGLVQQDQASRNLTVAKGTDGARVDFTGTGGARELTGIAAGTTNASAVNLGQFRPMVAALGGGAQINADGSLTGPSYHVQGGTQTTVGDALGSLDNGLTTLQQNMESGGIGMVTQDPATRVIKVGATTDGNLINMAGTAGNRVVTGVARGTVSSASNDAVNGSQLYAQAAGTAVALGGGASVNADGSVSAPSYRVGGTVVNNVGSAITNLDGRVTQNSSDIAGLQTTIGNLNGAVANAVQYDGSAHDRITLGGTAANAPKVRLTNLKDANLSATSTDAVTGAQLWNTNQDVSTLNQLVQTVRNNQTTGTPYVSVNSSGNAAQAIGNGSVAIGGGATASAPNSVAIGEGSVADVTNTVSVGSSGSERRITNVAPGQAPTDAVNMQQFQGGLSDMARNAYSGTASALALTSIPEVDASKNLAIGVGTAGYKGYQAVAVGLSARVTQSLKVKLGAGISSATTAVTAGAAYQW from the coding sequence ATGTTGAACAAGTCTTATAAGACCGTTTGGAACACCACGACCCGCACATACGCAGCCGCGTCCGAGGTCGCGAAAAGCCGTGGTGCAAAGGGGGTTTCCGCATGTGGGTCGCTCGTAGCCGCGAGTGCGGGGCTGTTGAGCGCCCTGGCGTTTTCGCAGCCGGCAGCGGCCGGAGAATGCGCGTCGCAGGAGCAGGACTGCCTCAGCATCGCACAGGCGCCGGTAGCCGGCCTCGCGCTGCCGGCTACCACGGGCGATGCGATGAAGCCCGCGGACGTGGCAGCCGCAATCAATAACGCAAGCGTATTTACCGGCAATCCGGCCGTCGACACGACGCCGCCATCCATTGTCGGTTCGAACCGGAGCGACTTGCTAGGCGCGGGCGTGACGACGCCGGTGACCGACTACATCGCCGTGAGTCCAAACGTCGTTCAGGGCACGCGCACCAGTGCGTCGTCCGACCTGAACGCAATGGCGATCGGTCCAACCGCCGCCGCCACCGGCTTCAACGCATTGGCCGTCGGCTCGGCCTCGATTGCCGGTTCCGACGCCTCGACCGCGGTCGGGTCGGCGGCGGGTGTCGCTTCGGTGAATTCGACCGCCGTCGGTGCGGCGGCCATCGTGGGCGCCCTTTCCAATAACTCGGTGGCGGTGGGCTACAACTCCCGGGCCGGCGCAATGAATACGATTGCGCTCGGCTCCTTCGCGAGTGCGGTGTCGAGCGGGTCCGTGGCCATTGGCTACAACGCATTCATCAACCCGTCGGCAACGGGGTCGCTCGTCATCGGCTCGAACGCGTCGGCGAGCGGCAAAGGCTCGGTCGCGCTCGGCGCCGATTCGATCGCCGACCGCGTCAATGTCGTATCCGTGGGCAGTCTCGCGCAAGGCCGTCAGATCGCCTATGTCGCAGCCGGCACGCGGCCCACCGACGCGGCCAACGTCGGCCAGCTGTCAGGCGTGGCCGAAGCGCTCGGCGGCGGCGCGCTGATCGATCCGAACGGCGCGGTGGTCGCGCCGGCCTACACCATCGGTGGAGCGACCTACCACGACGTGGGCGCGGCACTCGCGGCGGTGGTGGCGGGGGGCGCCGCCGGCAGCGCCGACGCGCTGCGTTACGACACCCCGGCGCATGACGTCGCGACGCTCGGCAACAAGGTCACGCCCGTCAAGCTCACCAACGTCGCGGCCGGCAACCTGAGTGCCGCCAGTTCGGACGCCGTGACCGGCGCGCAGCTCTACGGCACCAATCAGGCGGTCGCGCAGAACACCACGGATATCACCAACATTTCCAGCAACATCAACAACATCAGTAACGGAAAGGCGGGCCTGCTTCAGCAAGACGCGCTCACGCGCGATCTGACGGTGGCGAAGGGCACGGACGGCAAGCACGTCGACTTCACCGGCTTGACCGGATCGCGCGAGTTGGTCGGCGTGGCGGCGGGCACGGCTGCGGGCTCGGCGGTGAATCTGGCGCAGCTCAGTCCGGTCGTGACAGCGCTCGGCGGCGGCGCGACGGTCAACGCGAACGGTTCGGTAGCAGGTCCGACGTATCACGTGCAAGCCGGCACGCAGACCACGGTCGGCAGCGCGCTCAGTTCGCTCGATACCGGGCTGTCGTCGTTGCAATCGCAGATTAGCGGCGGCACGGTCGGCCTCGTCACGCAGAACGCCGCTTCTCACGACATTCTGATCGGCGGAGCCACGACCGGCACGCGTATCAACGTGACGGGCACGGGGGGAAATCGCGTGATCGCCGGCGTGGCGGCTGGCGCGATCGGCGCGGCCAGCAGCGAAGCCGTCACCGGCGCGCAACTCTATGCGAACGCCGCCAGCGCGGCGGCGCTGGGCGGCGGCTCGAGCGTCAATCCGGATGGATCGCTCAAAAGGCCGGCGTACAGCGTCGGCGGAAGCACATATAGCGACGTGGGGTCCGCGCTCGCGGCCGCCGTCACGACCAGCGTCCGGGCAGGCGCCGATTCGGTTCAGTACGATTCCACGTCGCACGACATCATCACGTTGGGCAATGGCGCCGCACCGGTTCGGCTCACCAACGTGCGCGCCGCGAATCTCGAGGCCGGCAGCTCGGACGCCGTCAACGGCGCGCAACTGTTCGCCACCAATCAGGCCGTCGCGCAGAACACCGGCAGCATCACGAATCTCGATCAGCGTGTCACGGATAACACGACCAACATCAGCCGTCTGGACCAGCGCGTCACCGACAACACGACCAACATCAGCCATCTCGACCAGCGCACCACCACGATCGAAGGCGACGTGAGCAACATCACGAATCAGATTACGAACGGCGAGATCGGGCTCGTGCAGCAGGATCAGGCTTCGCGTAATCTCACCGTGGCGAAAGGCACGGACGGCGCCCGCGTCGATTTCACCGGCACCGGCGGCGCCCGCGAGCTGACCGGGATCGCCGCGGGCACCACGAACGCATCCGCGGTGAATCTCGGGCAGTTCAGACCGATGGTGGCCGCGTTGGGCGGGGGCGCGCAGATCAATGCCGACGGTTCGCTGACCGGCCCCAGCTACCACGTTCAAGGCGGCACGCAGACCACGGTCGGCGACGCGCTCGGCTCGCTCGACAATGGCCTTACCACGTTGCAGCAGAACATGGAGAGCGGCGGCATCGGCATGGTCACGCAGGATCCGGCGACGCGCGTCATCAAGGTCGGTGCCACGACGGACGGCAATCTGATCAACATGGCCGGCACGGCCGGCAATCGGGTCGTGACCGGCGTGGCGCGAGGCACGGTCAGTTCGGCGAGCAACGACGCGGTCAACGGCTCGCAACTGTATGCGCAGGCGGCGGGCACGGCGGTGGCGCTGGGCGGCGGCGCGAGCGTCAACGCGGACGGTTCGGTGAGCGCGCCGTCCTACCGCGTGGGCGGCACGGTGGTGAACAACGTCGGCAGTGCGATCACCAACCTGGATGGCCGCGTCACGCAGAACAGCAGCGATATCGCCGGCTTGCAAACCACCATCGGCAATCTCAACGGGGCGGTCGCGAATGCGGTGCAGTACGACGGTTCGGCGCACGACAGGATCACGCTCGGCGGCACGGCGGCCAATGCGCCGAAGGTGCGATTGACCAACCTGAAGGACGCCAATCTGTCGGCCACCAGCACCGACGCGGTGACCGGGGCGCAACTGTGGAATACCAATCAGGATGTGAGCACGCTGAACCAGTTGGTTCAGACAGTCCGGAACAATCAGACCACTGGCACGCCGTACGTCTCCGTGAACAGTTCGGGCAATGCGGCGCAGGCGATCGGCAATGGCTCCGTGGCGATCGGCGGCGGCGCCACGGCGTCCGCGCCGAATTCGGTGGCGATCGGCGAGGGTTCGGTGGCGGATGTGACGAACACGGTTTCCGTGGGGTCGTCCGGCAGCGAGCGCCGCATCACCAACGTCGCGCCGGGCCAGGCACCCACGGATGCGGTGAACATGCAGCAGTTCCAGGGCGGCTTGAGCGACATGGCGCGCAATGCGTACTCCGGAACCGCGTCGGCGTTGGCGTTGACCTCGATCCCTGAAGTCGACGCCAGCAAGAACCTCGCAATCGGCGTCGGGACGGCTGGGTACAAGGGCTATCAGGCGGTGGCGGTGGGACTGTCGGCGCGAGTCACGCAGAGTTTGAAAGTCAAGCTCGGCGCGGGCATCAGTTCGGCCACCACGGCGGTCACGGCCGGTGCGGCGTATCAGTGGTAG